A genomic region of Dickeya solani IPO 2222 contains the following coding sequences:
- a CDS encoding MetQ/NlpA family lipoprotein, which yields MAIKLKSLATVGALIGVLALAGCGQEQKNPNHIKVGVIVGAEQQVAEVAQKVAKEKYGLDVELVTFNDYVLPNEALSKGDIDLNAFQHKPYLDQQIKDRGYKLVSVGNTFVYPIAGYSKKIKSLNELQNGAQIALPNDPTNLGRSLLLLQKVGLLKLKDNVGLLPTVLDVTENPKNLKLVELEAPQLPRSLDDDQIALAIINTTYASQINLTPAKDGLFVEEKDSPYVNLLVAREDNKDAENVKKFVKAYQSDEVNQAALKVFNGGAVKGW from the coding sequence TTGGTGTGCTGGCGCTGGCCGGATGTGGTCAGGAACAGAAAAACCCTAACCACATTAAAGTCGGCGTGATCGTCGGCGCCGAGCAGCAGGTAGCGGAAGTGGCGCAGAAAGTCGCCAAGGAAAAATACGGTCTGGATGTCGAGCTGGTTACCTTTAATGATTACGTGCTGCCGAACGAAGCGCTGAGCAAAGGCGATATCGACCTGAACGCCTTCCAACACAAACCGTACCTCGACCAGCAGATCAAAGATCGCGGCTATAAACTGGTTTCCGTCGGCAACACCTTTGTGTACCCGATCGCCGGTTACTCCAAAAAGATCAAATCATTGAATGAGCTGCAGAACGGCGCCCAAATCGCTCTGCCTAACGACCCGACCAACCTGGGCCGTTCACTGTTGCTGTTGCAAAAAGTCGGCTTGCTCAAACTGAAAGACAACGTTGGCCTGCTGCCGACCGTGCTGGATGTGACTGAAAACCCGAAAAACCTGAAGCTGGTCGAACTGGAAGCACCGCAGTTGCCACGCTCTTTGGATGACGATCAAATTGCTCTGGCCATCATCAACACTACTTATGCCAGCCAGATCAACCTGACCCCGGCTAAAGACGGTTTGTTCGTGGAAGAAAAAGACTCGCCGTACGTTAACCTGCTGGTTGCTCGTGAAGACAATAAAGATGCAGAAAACGTGAAAAAATTCGTAAAGGCTTATCAGTCTGACGAAGTAAATCAGGCGGCGCTGAAAGTATTTAATGGTGGCGCGGTGAAAGGCTGGTAA
- the rcsF gene encoding Rcs stress response system protein RcsF — protein sequence MRAVPILLLAFSLTGCSLLHKPAAPAPQPQTPVAVEPPPKPKPVTHTAPAVLYKSAEELVGKPFRDMGEVSGSSCQASAQDTPPSIPSARRRMQNRATAMKANAVLLHDCQIISNVAGCYRQAVCQGSALKVSAQ from the coding sequence ATGCGTGCTGTACCTATTCTGCTGTTGGCGTTTTCGCTAACAGGATGTTCCCTGCTGCACAAACCTGCTGCGCCGGCACCACAACCGCAGACACCAGTGGCTGTGGAACCTCCGCCGAAGCCGAAGCCGGTCACGCATACCGCCCCTGCCGTACTGTATAAAAGTGCTGAAGAACTGGTAGGCAAACCGTTCCGCGATATGGGTGAAGTGTCTGGTTCATCCTGCCAGGCCAGCGCACAGGATACGCCGCCCAGCATTCCGTCTGCCCGCAGAAGAATGCAGAATCGCGCCACCGCCATGAAAGCCAATGCCGTGCTGCTGCATGACTGCCAGATCATCAGTAATGTAGCAGGGTGCTACCGTCAGGCCGTCTGCCAGGGTTCTGCACTGAAAGTTTCCGCGCAATGA
- the tsaA gene encoding tRNA (N6-threonylcarbamoyladenosine(37)-N6)-methyltransferase TrmO, whose amino-acid sequence MSQFCFNQIGVIHSPYKEKFAVPRQPGLIKDGGGELHLLSPYNQPEAVRGLEDFSHLWLLFIFHQTASAGWRPTVRPPRLGGNARMGVFATRSTFRPNPIGMSLVELKAVRTMRDSVILELGSLDLVDGTPVVDIKPYLPFAESQPQARAGFAQLAPEADMPIHFSVLAEQQLTEHQPRHPNLRRFISQVLAQDPRPAYRKGEDDLKVYAARLLEFNVRWHVIDGQTEVISLDVG is encoded by the coding sequence ATGAGCCAATTTTGCTTTAATCAGATCGGCGTTATCCACTCACCTTATAAAGAAAAATTTGCCGTACCCCGACAGCCCGGTCTGATTAAGGATGGCGGCGGAGAATTACATCTCCTCTCGCCTTATAACCAACCCGAGGCCGTACGCGGGCTCGAAGATTTCAGTCACCTGTGGCTGCTGTTCATTTTCCACCAGACAGCCTCCGCGGGCTGGCGCCCAACGGTCAGGCCGCCTCGCCTGGGCGGCAATGCCCGCATGGGAGTGTTCGCTACCCGCTCAACGTTTCGTCCTAACCCGATCGGTATGTCGCTGGTTGAACTGAAAGCGGTACGCACCATGCGGGATAGCGTGATACTGGAGCTGGGTAGTCTGGATCTGGTGGATGGCACCCCAGTCGTGGACATCAAACCCTACCTGCCGTTCGCGGAAAGCCAGCCACAGGCACGCGCCGGTTTTGCCCAGTTGGCGCCCGAAGCCGATATGCCGATCCATTTTTCCGTTCTGGCGGAACAGCAACTGACGGAACATCAGCCACGTCACCCAAATCTGCGGCGTTTCATTAGCCAGGTGCTGGCGCAGGATCCCCGCCCGGCTTACCGCAAAGGGGAAGATGATCTCAAGGTCTATGCCGCCCGGCTGCTGGAATTTAATGTCCGCTGGCACGTGATCGACGGGCAAACGGAAGTCATCAGCCTTGATGTCGGTTAA
- the proS gene encoding proline--tRNA ligase yields the protein MRTSQYMLSTLKETPADAEVISHQLMLRAGMIRKLASGLYTWLPTGLRVLKKVENIVREEMDNAGAIEISMPVVQPADLWQESGRWEQYGPELLRFVDRGDRPFVLGPTHEEVITDLIRNEISSYKQLPLNFYQIQTKFRDEVRPRFGVMRAREFLMKDAYSFHTTQESLQVTYDAMYAAYSKIFSRMDLDFRPVQADTGSIGGNASHEFQVLASSGEDDIVFSTESDYAANIELAEAIAPQHGLSAPTQAMTLVETPNAKTIAELVEQFAVPVEKTVKTLLVKATEESGHKLVALLVRGDHELNEVKAEKLELVASPLTFATEEEIRAAVKAGPGSLGPVNLPVPVVIDRTVAAMSDFSAGANIDGKHYFGINWERDTALPQVADIRNVVEGDRSPDGKGTLLIKRGIEVGHIFQLGKKYSEALKATVQGEDGRNQTLTMGCYGIGVTRVIAAAIEQNHDDRGIIWPDAIAPFQVAILPMNMHKSFRVQEAAEAIYQQLRANGVDVLLDDRKERPGVMFADMELIGIPHTIVIGDRNLDNDEIEYKHRRKGEKEMIKAGDIVEFLLSQCAR from the coding sequence ATGCGTACAAGTCAATACATGCTCTCCACGCTGAAGGAGACGCCCGCCGATGCCGAAGTCATCAGCCATCAGTTAATGCTGCGAGCCGGGATGATTCGTAAACTGGCTTCAGGCCTTTACACCTGGTTGCCGACCGGGTTGCGGGTGCTGAAAAAAGTCGAAAACATCGTGCGTGAAGAAATGGACAATGCCGGCGCCATCGAAATTTCGATGCCGGTGGTTCAACCCGCCGACCTGTGGCAGGAAAGCGGCCGCTGGGAACAATATGGTCCGGAGCTACTGCGCTTTGTTGACCGTGGCGACCGCCCGTTTGTGCTCGGCCCGACGCATGAAGAAGTCATCACCGATTTGATCCGCAATGAAATCAGCTCCTACAAGCAGTTACCGCTGAATTTCTATCAGATCCAGACCAAATTCCGCGACGAAGTCCGCCCGCGTTTTGGCGTGATGCGCGCCCGCGAGTTCCTGATGAAGGATGCCTACTCGTTCCACACCACGCAGGAATCCCTGCAGGTCACTTACGATGCCATGTACGCGGCCTACAGCAAGATTTTCAGCCGGATGGATCTCGATTTCCGCCCCGTACAGGCCGATACCGGTTCTATCGGCGGCAACGCATCGCATGAATTCCAGGTTCTGGCCAGCAGCGGCGAAGACGACATCGTGTTCTCTACCGAGTCGGATTACGCCGCCAACATTGAACTGGCGGAAGCCATCGCGCCGCAACATGGCCTAAGCGCGCCGACTCAAGCCATGACGCTGGTGGAGACCCCGAACGCCAAAACCATCGCCGAACTGGTGGAACAATTCGCCGTGCCGGTGGAAAAAACCGTCAAGACGCTGCTGGTGAAAGCAACCGAAGAAAGCGGCCATAAGTTGGTTGCGCTGCTGGTGCGTGGCGATCATGAACTGAACGAAGTCAAAGCGGAAAAACTGGAGCTGGTCGCCAGCCCGCTGACCTTCGCTACTGAAGAAGAGATCCGTGCGGCGGTGAAAGCGGGTCCTGGCTCGCTGGGACCGGTGAATCTGCCGGTGCCGGTAGTTATCGACCGTACCGTAGCAGCAATGAGCGATTTCAGCGCCGGCGCTAATATCGACGGCAAACACTACTTCGGCATTAACTGGGAACGCGATACCGCTCTGCCACAAGTTGCCGATATCCGTAACGTGGTGGAAGGCGACCGCAGCCCAGACGGCAAAGGCACGCTGCTTATCAAGCGTGGTATTGAAGTTGGTCATATCTTCCAGCTGGGTAAAAAGTACTCCGAAGCCTTAAAAGCGACGGTTCAGGGCGAAGACGGCCGTAACCAAACCCTGACCATGGGGTGTTATGGTATCGGCGTAACGCGCGTGATCGCCGCTGCCATTGAGCAGAACCACGACGACCGCGGCATTATCTGGCCTGACGCCATTGCACCTTTCCAGGTGGCGATTCTGCCGATGAACATGCATAAATCCTTCCGCGTGCAGGAAGCGGCCGAAGCTATCTACCAGCAGTTGCGCGCCAACGGCGTCGATGTATTGCTGGACGATCGCAAAGAGCGCCCCGGCGTAATGTTTGCGGACATGGAACTGATCGGTATTCCGCACACCATCGTGATTGGCGACCGCAACCTGGATAACGACGAGATCGAGTACAAGCATCGCCGTAAAGGCGAAAAAGAGATGATCAAGGCCGGCGATATCGTCGAGTTCCTGCTGTCTCAGTGTGCCCGATAA
- the rpoS gene encoding RNA polymerase sigma factor RpoS: MSQNTLKVNELHEDAEFDENGIDVFDDKALAEEETGDSDLLDEELLSQGTAQRVLDATQLYLGEIGYSPLLTAAEEVYFARRALRGDVSSRRRMIESNLRLVVKIARRYNNRGLALLDLIEEGNLGLIRAVEKFDPERGFRFSTYATWWIRQTIERAIMNQTRTIRLPIHIVKELNVYLRTARELSHKLDHEPSAEEIAERLDKPVDDVNRMLRLNERITSVDTPLGGDSEKALLDILADEKDNGPEDTTQDNDMKQNIVKWLFELNAKQREVLARRFGLLGYEAATLEDVGREIGLTRERVRQIQVEGLRRLREILQVQGLDIEELFRE; this comes from the coding sequence ATGAGCCAAAACACGCTGAAAGTTAACGAGTTACATGAAGATGCTGAATTCGATGAGAATGGAATCGACGTTTTTGACGACAAAGCGCTGGCGGAGGAAGAAACCGGCGATAGCGACCTGCTCGACGAGGAATTGCTTTCGCAAGGAACTGCTCAGCGCGTGCTGGATGCAACCCAGCTTTATCTGGGAGAAATCGGCTACTCACCTCTTCTGACTGCTGCTGAAGAAGTTTATTTTGCCCGTCGGGCACTACGCGGCGATGTTTCATCTCGCCGCCGTATGATCGAGAGTAACCTGCGGCTGGTGGTGAAAATCGCCCGTCGCTACAACAACCGGGGACTGGCGCTGCTGGACCTGATTGAAGAAGGGAACCTCGGTTTGATCCGCGCAGTCGAGAAGTTTGACCCTGAACGCGGGTTCCGCTTTTCGACTTACGCCACCTGGTGGATCCGTCAGACTATTGAACGGGCCATCATGAATCAGACCCGCACCATCCGTTTACCGATCCATATCGTCAAAGAACTTAATGTCTACCTGCGTACCGCACGCGAACTGTCCCACAAGCTTGACCACGAGCCCAGTGCGGAAGAAATCGCCGAGCGGCTGGATAAGCCGGTGGATGACGTGAACCGCATGCTGCGTCTCAACGAGCGCATTACATCGGTGGATACGCCGCTGGGCGGGGATTCGGAAAAGGCGCTGCTGGATATTCTGGCCGATGAGAAGGATAACGGCCCGGAAGACACCACGCAGGATAACGATATGAAACAAAATATCGTTAAGTGGCTGTTTGAACTGAACGCAAAACAGCGCGAAGTGCTGGCCCGCCGTTTCGGTTTGCTGGGATATGAAGCCGCCACGCTGGAAGATGTGGGTCGTGAAATCGGGCTGACACGCGAACGGGTTCGCCAGATTCAGGTCGAAGGGTTGCGCCGTTTGCGCGAGATTTTGCAAGTGCAAGGGCTGGACATCGAAGAACTGTTCCGCGAATAA
- the nlpD gene encoding murein hydrolase activator NlpD — protein sequence MGSQIVNWRQIAVCSVITLGLAGCANDNNQAAPISSVGDNGAGSRSGSTTTYSSPPPRISSVGSASNNTQPAPSAGISRPSSDAAVTNHEGKIVYNRSYNSIPKGSYSGNNYTVKRGDTLFYIAWITGNDYRELAQRNNIQEPYSLNVGQSLSLGSNMNAGGSTQGMAIAGTPTTVTTSAPVESSPASNGHMLPENTAKTSGGSRMLSSGNANGNSGHMLPANAAAASAAPLSSSAQMQTTQVDSQPSNAYSEGSGKQNVGKMLPTAGAATTLPTTEPTQTNTAIASWRWPTDGKVIDNFSASEGGNKGIDIAGSRGQSVIATASGRVVYAGNALRGYGNLIIIKHNDDYLSAYAHNETMLVREQQEVKAGQQIATMGSTGTSSVRLHFEIRYKGKSVNPLRFLPQR from the coding sequence ATGGGAAGCCAAATCGTGAACTGGCGTCAGATCGCTGTGTGTTCGGTTATTACTCTGGGATTGGCCGGTTGTGCAAATGACAATAATCAGGCGGCCCCGATTAGCAGCGTGGGAGATAACGGCGCAGGAAGCCGCTCAGGCAGTACCACCACCTATTCTTCGCCGCCGCCGCGCATTTCCAGCGTGGGCAGCGCGAGCAATAACACGCAACCCGCTCCTTCAGCGGGCATCAGCCGCCCTTCCAGCGATGCGGCGGTCACTAACCATGAAGGTAAGATTGTCTATAACCGCAGTTATAACAGCATCCCCAAAGGGAGCTACAGCGGCAATAACTACACCGTCAAACGCGGTGATACCCTGTTCTATATTGCCTGGATTACCGGCAACGATTACCGCGAACTGGCGCAGCGCAACAACATTCAGGAGCCTTACAGCCTGAATGTGGGCCAATCGTTAAGCCTCGGCAGCAACATGAATGCCGGCGGCAGTACCCAGGGCATGGCGATTGCCGGCACGCCGACAACGGTAACGACATCCGCGCCGGTGGAAAGCAGCCCGGCCAGCAACGGTCATATGCTGCCTGAAAATACCGCTAAAACGTCCGGCGGCAGCCGTATGTTGTCGTCAGGAAATGCGAACGGCAACAGCGGTCATATGCTGCCGGCCAACGCGGCCGCGGCTAGTGCTGCGCCGCTGTCATCATCAGCACAAATGCAGACTACGCAGGTTGATTCTCAACCAAGTAATGCGTATTCTGAAGGTTCGGGTAAACAGAATGTGGGTAAGATGTTGCCCACGGCGGGAGCGGCGACCACGCTTCCGACGACCGAACCGACGCAAACGAACACGGCAATTGCCAGCTGGCGTTGGCCTACAGACGGGAAAGTCATAGATAATTTCTCAGCCTCAGAGGGGGGAAATAAAGGGATTGATATCGCCGGCTCACGTGGGCAATCCGTTATCGCTACCGCATCCGGGCGTGTAGTGTATGCGGGTAATGCGTTACGCGGTTACGGTAATCTGATCATCATCAAACATAATGATGACTACCTGAGCGCCTATGCCCATAACGAAACCATGCTGGTCCGGGAACAACAAGAGGTAAAGGCGGGTCAACAAATTGCTACCATGGGTAGCACCGGAACCAGTTCAGTACGCTTGCATTTTGAAATTCGTTACAAGGGGAAATCCGTAAACCCGCTGCGTTTTCTTCCGCAGCGATAA
- a CDS encoding protein-L-isoaspartate(D-aspartate) O-methyltransferase, with product MVNKRVQTLLTQLHQQGIQDERLLQAMASVPRERFVDEAFEHKAYDNVALPIGSGQTISQPYIVARMTELLRLTPESRVLEIGTGSGYQTAILAHLVQHVFSVERIKGLQWQAKRRLKQLDLHNVSTRHGDGWQGWASKGPFDAIIVTAAPPEIPSALMAQLDEGGIMVLPVGEEQQTLQVVLHHNGEFMVQTVEMVRFVPLVKGELA from the coding sequence ATGGTGAATAAACGCGTGCAAACGTTGCTGACGCAGCTTCACCAGCAGGGAATTCAGGACGAACGCCTGTTGCAGGCCATGGCCTCGGTTCCTCGCGAGCGTTTTGTCGACGAGGCGTTCGAACATAAAGCCTATGATAACGTCGCCCTGCCGATTGGTTCCGGACAAACCATCTCTCAACCCTACATCGTAGCCAGAATGACTGAGCTGCTGCGGCTGACGCCGGAGTCCCGCGTGTTGGAAATCGGCACCGGTTCCGGTTATCAGACCGCCATTCTGGCTCATCTGGTGCAGCATGTGTTTTCGGTAGAGCGGATTAAGGGCCTGCAGTGGCAGGCCAAGCGGCGTCTTAAGCAACTCGATCTGCACAATGTTTCCACCCGTCATGGCGATGGCTGGCAAGGCTGGGCGTCCAAAGGGCCGTTCGACGCCATCATCGTCACGGCGGCGCCGCCGGAGATTCCGTCCGCACTGATGGCGCAACTGGACGAAGGCGGCATCATGGTATTGCCCGTAGGCGAAGAGCAGCAGACATTACAGGTCGTTTTGCACCACAACGGCGAGTTTATGGTCCAGACGGTGGAAATGGTTCGGTTTGTTCCGCTGGTCAAAGGGGAATTGGCCTGA
- the truD gene encoding tRNA pseudouridine(13) synthase TruD yields MVMRESLLWLHGEPAATGVLKASADDFFVAEDLGFAPDGDGEHVLVRVRKRGCNTTFVAEALAKFAGIPARSVSYAGLKDRHAVTEQWFCLHLPGKAEPTWPAFSLEGCEVLEAQRHRRKLRIGALRGNHFSLVLREVSDHTDVEARLALIAGEGVPNYFGSQRFGRDGNNLEQARRWANDEIRVKDRSKRSFYLSAARSELFNLMASARLATYGTTQVLTGDALQLTGRGSWFVVKPEELADVQSRVTAGELQITAALPGQGEPGVLEQALAFEQQCLEDQALLLSLLTRERVDSARRAVMLHPQDMRWSWRDDATLELHFWLPAGGFATSVVRELLLPVQQENEWAA; encoded by the coding sequence ATGGTAATGCGTGAGTCACTGCTTTGGTTGCATGGCGAACCGGCCGCAACGGGGGTGCTGAAGGCATCGGCGGATGATTTTTTTGTCGCTGAAGATCTGGGATTTGCACCGGATGGCGATGGCGAGCATGTGCTGGTGCGTGTTCGTAAACGCGGCTGCAACACGACGTTTGTGGCGGAGGCGCTGGCGAAGTTCGCCGGAATTCCGGCGCGTTCCGTCAGTTATGCCGGGTTGAAAGATCGCCATGCGGTAACCGAACAATGGTTCTGCCTGCATTTGCCGGGCAAAGCGGAGCCGACATGGCCGGCATTCTCGCTGGAAGGGTGCGAAGTCCTTGAAGCGCAGCGCCATCGCCGTAAACTGCGTATTGGCGCGTTGCGCGGCAACCATTTTAGTCTGGTATTGCGCGAGGTTAGCGACCATACCGATGTTGAAGCCCGTCTGGCGCTGATCGCCGGTGAGGGCGTGCCTAACTACTTCGGCAGCCAGCGTTTCGGTCGTGACGGCAACAATCTGGAACAGGCTCGCCGCTGGGCGAATGACGAGATTCGGGTTAAAGATCGCAGCAAGCGCAGCTTCTACCTTTCCGCCGCCCGCAGTGAGTTATTCAATCTAATGGCCAGTGCGCGCCTGGCGACGTATGGCACAACGCAGGTGTTGACCGGCGATGCGCTGCAACTGACTGGCCGCGGCAGCTGGTTTGTGGTCAAGCCGGAAGAATTGGCTGACGTGCAGTCGCGGGTGACGGCAGGCGAGCTGCAGATTACCGCCGCATTGCCGGGGCAGGGCGAACCAGGTGTGCTGGAACAGGCACTGGCGTTCGAACAGCAATGCCTGGAGGATCAGGCGCTGTTGTTATCATTGCTGACGCGCGAACGGGTGGACAGCGCGCGCCGCGCCGTCATGCTACACCCGCAAGACATGCGCTGGTCATGGCGGGATGACGCCACGCTTGAGCTACACTTCTGGCTGCCGGCTGGGGGTTTCGCCACTAGCGTGGTGCGGGAACTGCTGCTTCCCGTGCAACAGGAAAACGAGTGGGCGGCCTGA
- the ispF gene encoding 2-C-methyl-D-erythritol 2,4-cyclodiphosphate synthase, which translates to MRIGHGFDVHKFGGEGPLVIGGVRIPYERGLLAHSDGDVVLHAVTDALLGAAAMGDIGKLFPDTDPAYRGIDSRELLREAWHRITAKGYQLGNLDVTIIAQAPKMAPHIPQMRVNIAEDLQSHMDDVNVKATTTEQLGFTGRGEGIACEAVVLLVKGDVTGVVAW; encoded by the coding sequence ATGCGTATCGGTCACGGTTTTGATGTGCATAAATTTGGCGGAGAAGGTCCGCTGGTGATCGGTGGGGTACGTATTCCCTATGAACGTGGCTTGCTGGCGCATTCCGATGGTGACGTGGTGCTGCATGCCGTCACCGACGCGCTGCTGGGTGCGGCGGCGATGGGTGATATCGGTAAACTGTTTCCCGACACTGATCCAGCCTACCGCGGCATCGACAGCCGCGAATTGCTGCGCGAAGCCTGGCATCGCATCACCGCCAAAGGCTACCAACTCGGTAACCTCGATGTCACCATCATCGCGCAGGCGCCGAAAATGGCGCCGCACATCCCGCAGATGCGCGTTAATATCGCCGAAGATCTGCAATCGCACATGGATGATGTCAACGTCAAAGCGACTACGACTGAACAACTGGGCTTTACCGGCCGTGGCGAAGGGATTGCCTGCGAGGCGGTGGTATTGCTGGTTAAGGGCGACGTCACCGGTGTGGTGGCATGGTAA
- the ispD gene encoding 2-C-methyl-D-erythritol 4-phosphate cytidylyltransferase, which translates to MSTPNQSLAEVVAVLPAAGNGSRMQSDRPKQYLSIGNKTILEHTVAALLRHPRIQRVVIAISADDRYFPELPLATDPRIQVVTGGRQRADSVLAGLLHLPHTDWVLVHDAARPCLHQDDLSRLLALTGQSEVGGILAAPVRDTMKRGRDGVIDHTVEREALWHALTPQLFPLALLRRCLERALREGATVTDEASALEYCGYRPQIVPGRADNIKVTRPEDLALAEFYLTRWPDHHQQDNKGA; encoded by the coding sequence ATGTCTACTCCAAATCAGTCTTTGGCTGAGGTGGTTGCTGTTCTGCCGGCGGCCGGTAACGGCAGCCGGATGCAGAGCGACCGCCCCAAGCAGTACCTTTCCATCGGCAATAAAACCATTCTTGAGCACACGGTCGCGGCTTTACTGCGTCATCCGCGTATTCAACGGGTGGTGATCGCCATCAGCGCCGATGACCGCTATTTTCCCGAACTGCCCCTCGCAACCGACCCGCGTATTCAGGTGGTGACCGGCGGCCGCCAGCGAGCCGACTCGGTGCTGGCCGGTTTACTGCATTTGCCGCATACCGATTGGGTGCTGGTGCATGACGCGGCGCGGCCCTGTCTGCATCAGGACGATCTGTCCCGGCTACTGGCGTTGACCGGGCAAAGTGAGGTCGGCGGCATTTTGGCTGCGCCGGTGCGTGATACCATGAAGCGAGGCCGGGATGGCGTCATCGACCATACGGTGGAGCGAGAGGCGCTGTGGCACGCCCTGACGCCGCAACTGTTCCCGCTGGCGCTGCTGCGAAGATGCCTGGAACGGGCGCTGCGCGAAGGCGCGACCGTTACCGACGAAGCGTCGGCGCTGGAATATTGCGGCTATCGTCCGCAGATTGTTCCGGGACGGGCAGACAACATCAAGGTCACGCGCCCGGAAGATCTGGCGCTGGCGGAGTTTTATCTGACACGCTGGCCGGATCATCATCAACAAGATAATAAAGGAGCCTGA
- the ftsB gene encoding cell division protein FtsB, with protein MGKLSLLLLILLGWLQYSLWLGKNGVHDYVRVKDDVAVQQANNVKLKSRNEQLFAEIDDLNGGQEAIEERARNELGMTKPGESFYRLVADQADRRVGANSSPAPSTSSSTSR; from the coding sequence ATGGGAAAACTTTCGCTGTTATTGTTGATTCTTCTCGGTTGGTTGCAATATTCGCTCTGGCTGGGTAAAAACGGTGTTCATGACTACGTGCGGGTGAAGGATGACGTGGCGGTACAACAGGCCAACAACGTCAAACTGAAATCCCGCAACGAACAGCTATTTGCGGAAATAGACGATCTTAATGGTGGTCAGGAAGCCATTGAGGAACGGGCGCGCAACGAGCTGGGCATGACCAAACCCGGTGAAAGCTTTTATCGTCTGGTGGCCGATCAGGCGGATCGCCGCGTCGGTGCGAACTCGTCGCCGGCCCCTTCCACTTCATCATCGACGTCTCGCTAG
- a CDS encoding DUF3561 family protein produces the protein MQSVTPLPDSNTQADYDEEEDASFVSCSPLVGALAGFCFYWLAFSLPFIVYGLNSTLLLMLYTWPFFLALMPLSVLIGMLFRVLLPNHVVWMMVCCAVSIPGVFWLVFSLITGW, from the coding sequence ATGCAGAGTGTGACGCCATTACCTGATAGCAATACGCAAGCCGACTATGACGAGGAGGAGGATGCGTCCTTCGTTTCTTGTAGCCCGCTGGTAGGCGCGCTGGCAGGCTTCTGCTTTTACTGGCTGGCCTTTTCTCTGCCGTTTATCGTGTATGGTCTGAATTCCACGCTTTTGCTGATGCTTTACACCTGGCCTTTTTTTCTGGCGTTGATGCCGCTGTCGGTATTGATCGGTATGCTGTTTCGCGTGTTGTTGCCGAATCATGTGGTGTGGATGATGGTCTGCTGCGCAGTCAGTATTCCCGGCGTGTTCTGGCTGGTGTTCTCATTGATCACCGGATGGTAA
- the cysC gene encoding adenylyl-sulfate kinase — protein MTQTPSRPDALANDNMPANDNVVWHDHVVTREDRERQHGHRGVVVWFTGLSGSGKSTLAGALEQALFARGVSTYLLDGDNVRHGLCRDLGFSDDDRRENIRRVGEVARLMVDAGLVVLTAFISPHRAERQMVRELLDQEQFLEVFVDTPLAICEARDPKGLYRKARAGELRNFTGIDAVYEAPEQPELHLDGQQLVTNLVAELLDMLHGRAII, from the coding sequence GTGACGCAAACGCCTTCCCGGCCGGACGCGCTGGCCAATGACAATATGCCGGCCAATGACAATGTAGTGTGGCACGACCATGTGGTCACGCGCGAAGACCGTGAACGTCAACACGGGCATCGTGGCGTGGTGGTGTGGTTCACTGGGCTGTCCGGTTCCGGCAAATCTACGCTGGCCGGCGCACTGGAGCAGGCCTTGTTTGCCCGTGGCGTTAGCACCTATTTGCTGGATGGCGATAACGTCCGGCATGGGTTGTGTCGGGATCTGGGATTCAGCGATGACGACCGGCGTGAGAACATCCGCCGGGTGGGGGAAGTGGCCCGGTTGATGGTCGATGCCGGACTGGTTGTATTAACCGCATTTATCTCTCCGCACCGTGCTGAAAGGCAGATGGTGCGAGAACTGCTTGATCAGGAGCAGTTTCTTGAAGTGTTCGTCGATACACCGCTTGCTATTTGTGAAGCCCGCGACCCCAAAGGGTTATACAGGAAAGCCCGTGCCGGCGAGTTGCGCAACTTCACCGGTATTGATGCCGTTTACGAGGCGCCAGAACAGCCGGAATTGCACCTGGACGGCCAACAATTGGTAACAAATTTAGTCGCTGAATTGTTAGATATGCTACATGGTCGAGCTATCATCTAA